ATTGCACTCAGGCAATCATCGTGAGTCCTACTGGATGGACTAATGCAGCAACAATAGATTCCATCTATGACTTACTGCACATGATGGGTCGTGACGATATCCCAGTTGGTCTTGGAGATGTTTTTGCAATAGATCAATCAGATCCAGTATTNGCAGCTNTTGGAGAATGCAAGTATATAAAAGCCATTCCCCATGGAAATGGGGGATTACTGGACTCTGATACTCTTTATGGTCTTGCTCGTGATCTGCCACGCAGCCCACGAAGGTGANTTTCAANTACTTTTATGGCTTTGAATNTATTGTTTATCAGCATTAGAATGCATCAGAAGTTAGTGAAATCATGTAGGCCAAGTGGAATGGAAGCTGCTNTTGAAATTAGAGAAATAACGAAATATGTGTCATGCAGAAATGAACCGTGTTATTTGGGACACTNATACAATCCAGCGGATAATCTGGGTTTCTTGTCACCAANAACCCTAACAGACACACTATGATgaaagaattatttttcatgaatagagtattagtataatatttcattcaatttttgcGTAACCTTTGTTAAGTGTGTCGTGNATTTTGTAACTTGGATACCTTGTAACAAGGTTATATATTAGTTTGCTNGCNCTTANGTATTTCCAGTTTTTGTTTCGAGCAACTGGCTAACACACGAACCATTTCAGGTATACAGCTGAGAATTCTGTGAAGTTTGGAGCTCCCCGGGATACAGATCACCCTGAACTCAGACAACCACTGGCCATGGAAGTTTGGGAGTCTATATTACAAAAAACAAATCCAGGGTCTAAGATTACAGTGCTGACTAATGGACCCTTGACTAACCTGGCAAAGGTTGTATCGATGAAAAACATAAGCTCAAGAATTCAGGCGAGTTATAGTATGTATTAGTTATCAT
This is a stretch of genomic DNA from Vigna radiata var. radiata cultivar VC1973A unplaced genomic scaffold, Vradiata_ver6 scaffold_1926, whole genome shotgun sequence. It encodes these proteins:
- the LOC106754739 gene encoding uncharacterized protein LOC106754739, whose amino-acid sequence is TQAIIVSPTGWTNAATIDSIYDLLHMMGRDDIPVGLGDVFAIDQSDPVXAAXGECKYIKAIPHGNGGLLDSDTLYGLARDLPRSPRRYTAENSVKFGAPRDTDHPELRQPLAMEVWESILQKTNPGSKITVLTNGPLTNLAKVVSMKNISSRIQDVYVVGGHVSSTVNDKGNIFSVPSNQYAEFNMFLDPFAAKTVFESEVNVTLIPLNTQRKSSSFSAILGELRRTPRTPEAVFSKRLLSRLYHLKQSYSMYQHMV